In Acidisarcina polymorpha, the DNA window GAAGTTTACCAAGATGTTCGTGGAATTGATGTCGACGCCTGCACCGAAGTAAGCTCTCCGATGAAGTCGGGGAAGCTGGACTTCGGCTCTGCACTCGGAGAGACCTAGTTCAGTTCTCTGACCCAGATATTCCGGAAGCTGATCGGTTCGCTTTTGTCTCCGTGAGCTTGTAGCTTGATCGGCGCGGTGTCGTACTTCTTGTAGAAGGGCTTGCCGATAAAAAGTGTCTCCCCTTTAAGCTCGAAGTGATTCTGCACCAGCACACCGTTGAAGAAGACGGTGACGTAGGCTGGAGTCTTTAAAGAGCCGTCGTCGTTGAATGTCGGCGCAGTCCACACCACGTTGTAGGTCTGCCACTCCCCGGGCTTGCGATTTGGGTTCGCGAGCGGAATGCCTTGCTTATAGATGCTGCCGGCCTGACCGTTCACATAGGTCTTGTTGTTGTACGAATCGAGGATCTGCAGTTCGTATCCCGCATCTCCCGGCCCGGTAGAGGCGAGAAAAACGCCGCTATTGCCACGTGCCTGATCGCTGCCGGTGATATTCTCTGGAATTCGCCATTCGATATGGAGCTGGTAATTCTTGAACGTCCGCTTGGTTTCGATGTTGCCGGAACCCGGCGCCTTGCTCACCGTCAGGATTCCGTCGGAGACAGTCCATTTCGCCGGCGATTTGTCCCGGTTCGAGACCCACTCATCAAGATTCTTGCCGTCGAAAAGGATGATTGCGTCCGATGGAGGCGCCGAATCGGTAACGCCCGGCGTAACCACTGGGGGGACTGGTTCATAGACTTCCGTATCTTGGTGCTTCATCGCAGGGGTTGTTGCGGTTCCAGGTTGTTGCGCGTTCGGTTGCTGCGCAACCAGGGGAGCGACGATGGCCATCAGTGTTGCGAACGCGAGAGACTTCGAAAAGTGGATGCTCATGATTTGCAATGAGAATACACCCAACCGGCCGCATTCCGGCAAGGGTACAGTTAGCGATGCAAAGTCTCCCCACGGCTTGCACGGCCATGAACCGCGATTCACAGCATGATTCCCTTTGAAGATGAAGTCGAATCTCCATCTTCAAAGGGTTTCTTCCTAGGCATTCAACGAAACTGAGTCGCGCTCGTCATCAACAATGAACCCCATAGCCTGTCTTTCGAAGAGGCGTTTGTAAGCGCCTCCCGGTCTCAGCACGAGCTCGTCGTGGGCTCCCTCCTCAATGATTTTGCCGCGATCGAATACCAGTATGCGATCCATCATCCGCACCGTTGATAACCGGTGAGCGATGACAATGGCCGTTCGGCCGACGATCAGCCGCTCCATGGCGTCTTGAATCAGCGCTTCTGATTCTGAGTCGAGACTTGAGGTGGCCTCGTCGAGCACCAGGACGGGGGTGTTTGCCAGAAAGGCCCGCGCCAGGGCCACACGCTGACGCTCACCTCCGGAAAGCTTGACGCCCCGCTCCCCTACGAGGGTTCCGTAGCCCTTCGGCTGGCGGAGGATAAAGTCATGAGCATTCGCAAGCCGGGCTGCCTGTTCGATCTCATGCAAGGCAGCGTCCGGATCCCCGTAGGCGATGTTTTCCGCGAGAGAACGATGGAACAGAATGGGCTCTTGAGGAACGAGCGCCAACTGGGCCCGGAGGGAGTCCTGAGCTACTCGGGAAATATCCTGACCGTCGACCAAAATCGGACCGCCGGAGACGTCGTAGAGACGATGCAAGAGCTTCACGAAAGTTGTCTTGCCGGAGCCGGAGTGTCCTACAAGCCCAACCCGTTCGCCCGCCTCTATAGAGAGAGAAAGGTCTCGGAAGAGCGGTGTGGCATGAGCTTCATATTGAAAGGTGACGCGCTCGAAGGCGATCTCCCCCTTCTTCACGGCAATCGCCGGGGCGCCGGCGCGATCGACGATCCCTAGCGATTGCGAGTGAAATTGCACCATCTCTTCCATCTCATTGACGCTGCGTTGGAGATTAGCGACGTGCTGCCCGATGTCCCGCAGGTATCCGTGCACAATGAAGTAGCTTGTGAGCACAAAGGTCACATCGCCCGGAGTGGCTCGACCACGCCACCACAGCCATAGGGCATAGGAGGTAACGAGCGTTCGGAAGACGAGTAATACGGTCGTTTGCAGGCTGCCGCTGCGAGTGCCATAGACCCATGTGCGAGAGGTGCGGCTTGCCCACTTATTCAAGAATTGCAACAGGCGCTGATCTTCCCGTTTCTCCGCGCCGAATGCCTTGACTACGGCGTTGCAGGTGATGGCATCCGCCATAGCGCCGCCGACATGCGTATCTTGCGCATTGGATAGACGTGCTGCGGGAGCCACATAGCCGAGCGATAACGCGACCGAGACGCCGACGTAGAGTGTTGCTCCTAGAGCGACGATCAGACCCATGATCGGCCAGTGAAGTCCCAGCAACAAGGAGGATCCGGCAAGCACCAGCAAGGCAGGCAGGAGCGCCAGCAACAGAGTATCGTCCATCAAGTCGACCGCCCACATGCCACGGGTAATGCGGCGCACAATGGAGCCGGCAAAATTATTCGCATGCCAATCAGTGGAAAAACGCTGGACCCGCCAGAAGGCATCACTGGAAATGCGGGACATGAGCCGGACGGTCAACCGGACGATGCCGAGCATAGCTCCATGCCGTGCCGCCATCAGGACTGCGCCCAAGAGGGCCATCATTGCAATCGCCTGCGTTGCAATGGGGAGCGCCTGCTCGCGTACTCCGCCGGATGCTGCAATGGCATCAACCAATCTCCCCGAAAAGACGGGCAAGAACAAATCGGCGACCGTCGCCACGGTCATACTAAGAGCGACTCCGGAGACGACCATCGCCTCCCGCCGCCAGTGGCGGAACAGGAAAGCCAGGACCTCACGAAACGCATTCTTTCTCGATGTTTTTCTCATGAATTACTCACGCTCAATTCAGGTGAAAGGCCAAGGAGATCGCTTGGCGATCAAGGCCGTTTGCCGCGCATTCGCGATATCTTGCCAGACAGGTACACTGCCGCAGGAGATCCAGAGGGTGGGTCCCGAGACCTGCAACCCCGGAGCGAAGTGAGCTAGCTGAGCTTGGCGCCTGGCAGGAAGTCGGACCGATGGGTTCGTGGATCGCGAGAGCTAATCGGGTGATTCTTCATCGGAGCTTCCTTTCGGCAAAGTGAGTGAGAAAAGTGTATCAAACTTTCCGAATTTTTCAACGTGCAAGAGAGCGAGGGGCCCAGCGGTACGGCGCGCGTCGATTTGATCAGCCTTCTTTTTATCACTCAGAGGAGTGAGTACCACCCAGGCTGGACACCTTTTGAAATTCGGTGGCTGCTAGGGTCGCGAGGCCCTCTTTGCGATAGACCTGTCCAAGTTGAAAGTGCAATCCGGCGGAATCAGGATCGAGAGCAACCGCTTGTTCAAATTCCGTTTGTGCGCGAGCCAAGTCGTCTTTCGCACGATAGAGACGCCCGAGCGCTGCGTGGATCTTGCTGTTTTTAGGGGACAGCGATTCGGCTTCCTGGAGGAGGGGGAGCGCTTCATCAGGCTTGTTGTCATCCAGCAAAAGAACTCCAAGGTTGAGCAGCGGCTGTTCGCTGTGGTCCGGTTTATCCTTCTGCCACGCGATGGCTTGCCGATAAGCCGCCATGGCCTCCTTCGGCTGATTCAAACCTTCATAGGCGAGCCCGAGATTGTCTTCTGCTTTCACCGATTGCGGCATCAGGACCAGCGCCTTGTTAAAGCTTGTAATTGCTTCTGCGAAACGGTTCTCGGTGTACTGAATGCGTCCGAGACTGTACCAGGATTCGCCGTCGTTGGGGTTCAACTCGAGAGACTTGACCATCCAGGTGTGAGCATCGGTATAGGCGTGGAGTAGGACGTAGTCCAGAGCGACCCAGCGGAGATCGAGGGCTGACGGATTCTGCAGCCGCGCCGCATTCGTGTATTCGGCCAAAGACTCTTTCGGACGATCTTCACGGAATAGGGTGAACGCCAACAGATAGTGCGCTTGCGCGGATGTCGCATGGTTCCCCAGATAGGTGCGGACCAGGCGCTCGGCCTCGGGCCATTGTTTCCGCTCGATGGCGTCGTTTGCCTGCAGCAGCGTCGCATCATCCGCTTTCCATTGCACCTGTGCGCGTCCTGGCGCCACCCCCGTCAGGGTGAGCACAGCGAAGGTCATCACGCACAGCAGGCTAAGGCGAAATACCCACATGGATCCCTATTCTAGATTCCAGGAGAGACGAAAGCGTCAGGGAAGTTTTAGTCCGCGTAGTTCGATTGGAACGGCAATGGGGTGGGAGGACTCTTCTATAATCCATGGGCTATTGCCAGATTCGGAATCCCAAGCCGGAGTTATATGTGAAGCTGCTTCTTCGATTCAAGCGCGCGGGCCTCTTCGCCACCGCCGTTTCATGGCTCTCTTTGCCTATGGCATCCGGTCAAGTCATCGATGAAGATCATGGCCCAACCGATCGGCCGATCCACATTCGCGTCCACGCCGACCAGGTGCATCGAGATGTCATCCCGAATACAATTTTCGGCAGCTTCCTCGAACCAATTGGCCGATCCACTTATGGGGGACTGTGGGCTGAATTACTAGAAAATCCCAGCTTCGAAGAAGGCCTGTGGAGTGCTGGCGCTATCGTCAAAATGGTTCAAGAGCGTCCAGAGTTGGAGCGCGCCTCGCAGCTTGATCTCCCTCTTCCCTGGGAGCCGTTGGATGCCCGGCAAGGAAATCGATATGAACCGGAACGTGGCGATGCGGCAAATTCTTCACAGTCCCTGCTCGTGATGGGCCTGCCTCAGGCTGAGGTGGGCATTCGTCAACGAATTTATCTGCCAGTGCACAGAACGCTTGCGTATCGAGGCAGTCTTTTCATCAAGCACCAATCGGGTGCGGCGCAGGTGTACATCTCGATCCGCAGACGGAACGATCCCCAGCAGGTTTTGGCGGACGCCACGATCGAAGCAAACAAGGAAGTTTGGACAAAGTATTCTTTCGAATTGACGATTAAGCTAGGTCAAGTCGATGCGCTTCAGCCGGCCGACTTCGTCGTTGCGGTGCGGGATGATTCGCGCGCTTTCATCGACCAGCTCTCGCTGATGCCAGCCGATAATGTCGACGGCATGGACGCGGAGGTGCTGAAGTTGGCTAAGGACCTCCACACGCCGCTTGTGCGCTATGGAGGCAATTTCACTTCCTCTTACCACTGGAAGAACGGTATCGGGCCAGCCGATCAACGTAGCAGCCAATCGAACCTTGCGTGGAATATTCCGGAATACAACACCTTTGGAACTGAAGAGTTCCTGCGATTTTGCGAGTTGATCGGAGCTCAACCACAGGTGGCGCTCAATCTTGGTTCCGGTATGCCTCAAGAAGCGGGCGATTGGGTGAAGTACGTCAATGCCCGCTGGGGGAACAAGCAGGGTGGGCTGCTATGGGAACTCGGGAATGAATTATGGGGTAGCTGGAACATGGGCTATCCCACCCGGGATCAGATCGGAACGCGTACTGAGGCTTTCAGCGCAGCCATCCGCAAGGTGGATCCGACGGCGCGCCTGATTGCTACCGGCGCCGATGAGGATTTCTACCACGATTGGAATGCGGTCCAACTGGGAACACCTCCGGCTACATTTCAGTACCTCTCGACCCACTTTGTCGTCACCGACGACCAGGTGCAGATGAGCAACCCGTCGAATGATTTCGTTGCGCTTTCGGCGTTTGCGCTGCCAATCGGTTTGGAGCGCCGAATGAAAGAGATGACAGAGCAAATTCAGCAATCGAATCACAAGGATGCCCAAATCGCATTTACTGAGTGGCTCTTCGTCGCCGCCGATCATCCCGCACCTGGATTTCGTAACATGGGCGGAGCGATCGATACTGCGGGCTTTCTCAATATGCTGATGAGGAACGCCGACATCGTTCCGATCTCGGATATGACCGGTATTCTCGAATTCGGAGGCATATGGAAGAAGCGCGAGCAGGTGTATGGAGCCCCGGGATACTGGGTGCTTCGTTCCTACGCGGAAGAAAAGCCGAGCCGTCTGGTACCGACCGACAGCGATGCTCCACAATACACGGTCGATCACGGTGTGACTCGGCTGCCCCATATCGAACATGTCCCATGGCTTGAAGTCGTGGCGGCCGAAGGGCAAACACCGGACGAATTGATTCTGTTCTGTGTGAATCGAAATCTGACTCGCGACTACCGTGCGACGATCCAAGTTGATGGTTTCACACCTCGTCCTTTGGCAGAAATAAAGACGATCGCGGCGCCGAGCATCTATACCGAGAATGACGAAATGGAGCCAGAAGCGGTGAAAGCGGTCGCCGATCAAATCAGCGTGGGATCCAGTTTTGAGCATGTGTTTCCGCGGGCAGGAGTGGTGGTGATTCGGCTTGTTCGCAGAAATCGGTAGGCGAGCTTAACGAGCAGGGTCGTAGCAGATGCGGCAGGTTGACGCGTGGCCGCTCTGCGGGAATCACTGTCGAAGAAATTGTTGGCCGTGAAAGACTTCTTGCTGGAGCATCTGTGGACAAGATCGATGTTGCTGGCAAATCTCGACATCAAAAAGCGTCGAGGACGCTTTGGGCCGCAATCCTTACCGTCTTTGCTGGCATGAGTTGCCACTCAGCCAGCAAGCCCGTCATTGCCGTCATCCCTCGAACGACCGCCCTTATGCTTTGGGAGTCGGAACATGCTGGTGCCGTCGCCGCGGCCAGAAAGACCGGCTACGCGATCTACTGGAATGCACCAACCAGTGAAGATGATGTCGAAAAACAAATCGCAATCATCAAACACGCCATTCACAATGGAGCACAGGGGCTGATCCTGGCCCCCGATCAGGCTCTCGCGCTCATGGTTCCGATCCGCGACATCGTCGCGCAAGGGATACCTACCGTTGTCATCAGTTCTCCGCTTGCCATTCCACCTGGCGGAAAGCTCTCCTATATTTTGAATGACGAAGACGAGACCGGTCGGATTGCCGCGGCACGCGTCGGCATGATTCTCAAGAGTGAAGGCACCGTAGCGGTTACCGGGATTGACCCCGATGTCACCGGTATTGTTCTTCGGGCGAATGCCTTTGAAAGAGACCTGCGAGTTGGCTTTCCACGCATCAAAGTAGTTGACGAGCGCGCGGGCGGGTTTAACATTGCCCAGGCACAAGAGATCGCTGAAGATGTCCTCGCGAAGAATCCTCATTTAAGTGCAATCCTGGCCCTGAATTCGTCGGCAACACGCGGGGCCTTTCTGGCATTGCAGAACGAGCGTCTTTTTGGAAAGGTTAAGCTGGTGGCCTGCGAACAAGAGTTGGTACCCCCGCTAACAACCGGGCAGATCGACTCGATCATCGTTGAAAACACATACCAGATGGGATATCGCGCGGTGCAGCAGATAGCCGCACAACGCCGCGGAGAAGCGGTTCCAGCCGAAGTCAAATTGCCCCCAAAACTGGTTACGCGTGAAAATCTGAACACCGCAGAAGTTCAGCAGATGCTCACAATGGATTGGAGCGGATCGCGATGACGGTCTCGGGCGCGCTTCGAAAGCGTACTCTCCTGATCACTCTCGCACTCGCGGCGGTCATCGTCCCCGCAATCCTATCGGCGGTATATTTGCGCGGCCGAGCCGTCCGAGGGCTGCCGTACCGGGATGCGTTCGCCTCAGCCGATGCCAATGAATGGAGTGCGTTTGGGGGCACCTGGCAAATCTCCGAAGGGGCTATGCGTAATGACTCCGATGAGCGTGGCGCCAAACTGATGACCGGATCTCCCTACTGGAAAGACTATTCTTTTACCTCGGACCTCGAGTTGTTGGGGAAACAAGGAGATGCGGGACTCATCCTTCGCTCGAGTGACGAAGAGCCCGGCGTGGATTCCTATCGGGGATACTATGTTGGACTTCGCAGCAACGATGGCAGCCTGGTCATTGGTCGCGCTGACTACGGATGGATCGAACTCGCCACACGATCCATGCCCGGCGGTGTGCACGCGTTTCAGTGGTATCACTTGAAAGCCGTAGTGAACGGATGCCGAATTACCGGGTATGCCAACGAAGTACCGCTTGGTCCAATCCAGACCCTCTCATTCAATGATCCCAACTGCATTATGAAAGGCCGGGTCGGTCTTCGTTCTCATTCATCGGGTGGTGTGTGGAAGGGCCTTGTGGTGCAGGCTCTGACTGGATCGGATCCGCAGGTATCTTCACCAGCCAGCTCCGCAGTACCAGTGTTACTCCCCTATGCAATCGACGATCCAGTCACCATGAGCCAACGGGAGTCCGGGTTTGATCCGCATGATCGAGATATGATTAGCTCGAATGTGCCGGGTATCAGCGAGCGATCTCTCCCTGTGGAAACCATAGGAGGCCTCCGTTCAGTAAGGACAGAAAACAGGACCGCTATGGTCAGGGGCACGGTCATCTTGAATTCGCCGCGAATCTACGTACAAGATGCCACCGGCGGCGTAGCCGTTATGCCTGCTGCCGAGACAAGATTGAAGGTCGGCGATGAGGTTGAGGTGACCGGCCAAGTTGAGGTGCACGATTTCAGCTGTATCATTCGGCATGCGCGATTGCGACTCTTGTGGGCGCATGCGCCCGCCGCGCCATTAGCCGTCACTCCGACTCAGGCGGCTACCGGGGCATTCGATTCCAGGTTTATTGAGGTCGACGGCAGTCTTGCTGGGCAGACCGCCGGACAAGACAAAACGACCTCACTCGCGATCTCGTCCAGCGGTCAGTCATTCAATGCGATCGTCAATTTAACTCGCGGCAACACGATTCTCAGAAACATGACAAAAGGAAGCCTGATCAGGCTTCGTGGTGTGTGCGTTGTGGACCCACAGTTTACTCACAACCTCACACCTTTCGTGCTGCTCGTTGCATCGAGCGATGATGTGGAGGTGTTGGCGGGTCCGCCGTGGTGGAGCGTGCGCAATCTCGCCATTTCGGGCCTGATTGCCATCACTTTGAGCTTGCTAGCATACTTGCTCTATCTGCATGCGCGGCACTGGCGCCTGCGCGCCATCGTGGATGAGCGAGAGCGCATTGCTCATGAGATGCACGACACGTTGGCCCAAAGCTTCGTGGGGATCGGATTTCAGCTGCAGGCGATCAGCAACAACGTCCCATTAACTCTGCCAAATATTAACCAGCAATTGGATCTCGCTTGCGAACTGGTGCGTCATAGCCACGAAGAAGCGACCCGCAGTCTGTCCACCCTGCGGCGTGAGTTCTTAGAGTTGGAGACGTTGCACTCGGCCCTTCATAACTTTGCCAGTAGGATGGTCGAACACGGCACAATCAGCGTGCAGTTGCGTGTCACAGGCGAAGATACAGCTACGCCATATGCGGTAAAAGACGCTCTTTTCCGCATCGGACAAGAGGCTATTTCAAACTCCTTGCGCCATGGCAATCCAAGTCTGTTACAAATATCTTTCGATTACGCTGCGACCACCATCACCATGGTCATCGAGGACAATGGAATCGGCTTCGACCAGACGGGTGACTTGCGTGGATTCGGGCTCACGGGGATTCGGAAGCGGGCGCAGGGGATTTCAGGTGTTTTTCATCTTTTTACTGGAGCGGGACAGGGAACTCGGATAGAGATTGTGGCGCCGCTTCCTCCCAGGCTTACCTGGCTGAAGGCTAATCGACTTTTTCTCCGTGACTCCCGGAAGGGCCTATCGAATGGAAAAGCACCCAAGCAGAATTCGTATTCTTATCGTCGATGACCACCCGGTAGTTCGCACCGGCCTCACCAGTATGCTGACGACGCAGGAAAGCTTCGATGTGGTTGGCGCAGCATCGACTGGTGAAGAGGCCCTTCAATTGACGCAGCAATTCAATCCTGACGTCCTGCTTCTCGATCTGCGTATGCCAGGAATGAATGGATTTGACATTCTTCGAGAGTTACAACGGATAGTCTCTCCGCCTCGAGTCCTCGTGCTCACGAGCTTCGAAACGGATGAAGATGTCTATCGTGCAGTGCAGGCGGGGGCGCATGGTTACTTGCTTAAAAGCACGATGCAAAACGAGATGATCGTGGCGATACGCGCAGTTGCAGAAGGTAAGAGGCATATTCCCCCGAGGATTGCATCACGCCTCGCGCAGCGCATGTCGCGCCCTGCTCTCACCGCTAGAGAACTCGAAATACTGCAAATGCTGGCGAAAGGCCTGACGAATAAGCAGATCGGAACGGTCTTCCAGATTAGCGGAAACACTGCTCGCAACCACGTGAACAGCATCATCGAGAAGCTTGAAGTCGCAGATAGGACCGAGGCGGTATCGATCGCGATACAGCAAGGCCTCATCGACGTCTCCGACTAAGCGCGCAAGATCTACGATCCATCCATCACCGGTCGCTGCCCTAGTTCATATACACCATGCCGCAATAGTGCATCGGACACCTTCCCAACTCTTTGCCAGAAGGACTAGGCTCTCGACTGGCAGAGTCGGTGCTGGTGCTCATGAGGCTGGAAGCGATTACATAAAAGGCCATTCAGTGAGGTCAAAAGGAACCATTCCGACTGACTACGGGGTTGCTCAAGAGCGCATCCAAATTCTTCCGTAGGGCGGCAAAGAGAAGACGAGCGATACCAAAGAAGAGAAAGCACTACCAGATAAGAAAAAGCAACACTTTAGCCGGGAGGCAGTAATGACATTCAAAGGTCTGAATAGTACGGCGCAAGTTCTAAAAAGAATCTTGAAGGTACCAGGCGTTGAGTACCTGGCAAGTAGAGCCTGGATTCGTCCATCGTTGTTGCTGGCATCATCCTGTGCCGGCCTGGCTGTGATCACCTCCGTATTGTTCCTCTCCCCACTATTAAAAGCACAGAGCGTTCGAGGCTCACTTGCCGGAAATGTGTTGGATCCGAGCGGGGCGGTGATTGTTGGAGCGAAGATTACCGTTGTGAATAGCGGGACCGGTGCGTCCCTTGAAACAACCTCGACCTCTGCGGGATCCTACAGGTTCCCTGAGCTTCCGCTTGGGACCTACGACGTCACCGCCACGGCGAATGGCTTTGGCACACAGGTGCAGCACGGAGTGTTAGTAACGATTGGCAGCGTCTCGGCTTTGAACTTGACCTTAGCGCCGGGCGGCGAATCGACGACCGTGAACGTGGATGCGTCTGCTCCCGCTATAGAAACCCAATCCTCGGATGTTGGCGGAACCGTTGATTCCAGGCAGATCGTTGAGTTGCCACTTGCCCTGGGTGGTGTGGGCGCCCTACGTTCGCCGGAAGCGTTTGAATTCCTGCTCCCGGGAACGACTGGTCCCGGAACCGCCAACAGCAACAACGGTATCTTTCTTTCGAAGATATCCGGCGGACAGGAATATGGTAACGAGGTGTTGCTGGACGGGGCGAGTCAAACCCGCAGTGAGAACGGCTCCTCGTTTGATGAGGAAGCACCCTCTGTTGAGGCCTTGCAGGAGTTTAAAATTACGACTGCTATCCCTGAGGCGGAATATGGCCGCACAACCGGCGGTATCGAGAGCTTCGTAACTAAATCGGGGACGAAGGAGTTCCACGGCACTGCCTTCGATATCTTCCGCAACGAAGCCATGGATGCCAACACCTGGTTCAACAACGGCAATCGCGCTCTCACTTGTGTGGGAGCCGCAGCCACTCCGGCGTGCGCCGCTAATTTCCGGACTCCGAGCGATAAACAAAATGATTATGGTGGCAGCTTCGGCGGTCCGGTGAAAATTCCTAAGGTCTTCAATGGCGGAGACAAATACTTTTTCTTCTTCGCATGGGAGCAGTTCCAGCAGAAACTCGGAGCCACTCAAATCAGTACGGTACCCACCTTGGCAGAACGGGGTGGAGACTTTACCGACAGATACAATCCCGCAGCCCCGGCACCTACGCCATCCGGAACAAACCCCTGTGACGGCACCCCCGTATACACGGGTGAAGTCTTCGACCCGTCCACGACTAGAACCGTCAATGGAACTCCGTGCCGCTCTCCATTCCCAGGTAATATCGTGCCGGTCAACCGCTTTAGCGCAGTTGCCGGAGGCCTGCTCAATTACATTCCTGCGCCAACTACGACAGCCCTCTTCAATAACTTCTTCTTTCCGAGTACGATTCCGCTGACCAATACCACCTACACTGTGCGGGTCGACGCAAACGTCTCGGAAGCTAGCAAGATCTTCGTCTCCTATAGCACCCGCGACAACAACCGGACCTCTGGTGGCAATCCGTTGCTCCCATATCCGGAAGATCCGAACACGTGGAAACAGGACTTCGAGACTCACCTAGGCCGCGCGGGATGGGACTATGCCATCAAGCCTGCAGTGCTCAATCACCTCAATTTCGGGTTCAATCGCACAAATAGCAAGAACTTCGCTTATCCGATTTTCAATAATATCGACTACGCTCAACGGCTGGGTATCGCAAATGCGCCACCGTCGCTCAACTTCCCGCAGGTCACCTTCGACGGCAGGGACGACCTTGTCAACCTGGGTAACCCCGGGCAAAACGACGATAACGTCGACAACGGCTGGCGGGTCAATGACAGCGTCAGCATCG includes these proteins:
- a CDS encoding response regulator, yielding MEKHPSRIRILIVDDHPVVRTGLTSMLTTQESFDVVGAASTGEEALQLTQQFNPDVLLLDLRMPGMNGFDILRELQRIVSPPRVLVLTSFETDEDVYRAVQAGAHGYLLKSTMQNEMIVAIRAVAEGKRHIPPRIASRLAQRMSRPALTARELEILQMLAKGLTNKQIGTVFQISGNTARNHVNSIIEKLEVADRTEAVSIAIQQGLIDVSD
- a CDS encoding TonB-dependent receptor, with amino-acid sequence MTFKGLNSTAQVLKRILKVPGVEYLASRAWIRPSLLLASSCAGLAVITSVLFLSPLLKAQSVRGSLAGNVLDPSGAVIVGAKITVVNSGTGASLETTSTSAGSYRFPELPLGTYDVTATANGFGTQVQHGVLVTIGSVSALNLTLAPGGESTTVNVDASAPAIETQSSDVGGTVDSRQIVELPLALGGVGALRSPEAFEFLLPGTTGPGTANSNNGIFLSKISGGQEYGNEVLLDGASQTRSENGSSFDEEAPSVEALQEFKITTAIPEAEYGRTTGGIESFVTKSGTKEFHGTAFDIFRNEAMDANTWFNNGNRALTCVGAAATPACAANFRTPSDKQNDYGGSFGGPVKIPKVFNGGDKYFFFFAWEQFQQKLGATQISTVPTLAERGGDFTDRYNPAAPAPTPSGTNPCDGTPVYTGEVFDPSTTRTVNGTPCRSPFPGNIVPVNRFSAVAGGLLNYIPAPTTTALFNNFFFPSTIPLTNTTYTVRVDANVSEASKIFVSYSTRDNNRTSGGNPLLPYPEDPNTWKQDFETHLGRAGWDYAIKPAVLNHLNFGFNRTNSKNFAYPIFNNIDYAQRLGIANAPPSLNFPQVTFDGRDDLVNLGNPGQNDDNVDNGWRVNDSVSIEKGRNSYKIGFDYRLQQYSPINNPSPAVNFARPQTSSDLGNSENDGNSFASLLLGQTSGGNFAAGLYAEKPRWTSYYYALFAQDDLKVNNNLTLNLGVRWDVDVPRTEAHNATSNFSPTAIDTEYGVPGAMVFGTTCHCNTRWANTYYKDIAPRIGFAYTPANSNGKTVFRGGGAIFYGPLQFSDFGGSMNQGYKIAPSFTSADEFSPAFQLDSGYPAYPQPPSLDPGLFNGQAVTGSFIAPSDGKPAAVYEWSLQMQQQLAEDLILSIGYLGNKAQNLRSNVQNINNIPIADFALSSQLNQSVTANTAGVTPPFPGFTTIWGANAPVQRALRPFPQYDYIDTGCCLQNVGMSTYNALLVSLTRRYRNGLTLQFSYTFAKNLTDADSALPNNGISVSQVQNPFDLRQDKAISAQDIRNTVVLAPLYRLPFGAGQPFLNHGFLSVVAGGWEIGSVQRYESGQPVSFCCATGIPGFENSIYYSRVFGQPLKSANYQSGHLNPLIPGQNNYFNKSAFFDPNAAASAPNSTAPWSFGDVPRVTDEVRTQAYLNEDISLLKTTPIKEGVSFVLKAEFLNALNRHQFALPGDLNPTDGNFGIPTTTISTPRNLQITGRITF